One Vallitalea pronyensis genomic region harbors:
- a CDS encoding helix-turn-helix transcriptional regulator translates to MNLLSVHKKMTCEQLATALQVDPRTVRHYITDLYDAGIQIETIAGRYGGYLLNDHPVRILSTMNSEEYAACIQADKFLKQKQFVNYEAFQNAIRKITLANEAKELKAYSLQSLGQHISNEEACATDKAYYHQIEEAIRLKQKLSMVYQSLSSGENKRTVHPYSTFEFQSSLYILGYCEKRCQVLYFKCSRIIKLVVLEELYEDVQDYDLEKILNKSLGLFYGDVYHVKMIIKYPMSYIIKEKQIAQGQKIRELEDKSIHFEAALSGLEDIKRWVLSFGTDAEVIEPVDLREVIAKEIENMAKKYIE, encoded by the coding sequence ATGAATCTACTTAGTGTACATAAAAAAATGACATGTGAGCAATTGGCCACGGCACTTCAAGTAGACCCCCGTACTGTACGTCATTATATCACGGATTTATATGATGCAGGTATACAGATAGAAACCATAGCAGGTAGGTATGGGGGCTATCTGCTTAATGATCACCCTGTTAGGATACTATCAACCATGAACAGTGAAGAATACGCCGCCTGTATACAAGCGGATAAATTTCTGAAACAGAAGCAATTTGTCAATTATGAAGCCTTTCAAAATGCCATCCGTAAAATTACATTAGCCAACGAGGCTAAAGAATTAAAAGCTTATAGCTTACAATCACTTGGTCAACATATCAGTAATGAAGAAGCATGTGCCACAGATAAAGCCTATTATCACCAAATTGAAGAAGCCATTAGGCTAAAACAAAAATTAAGCATGGTCTATCAGTCCCTTAGCTCTGGAGAAAATAAGCGCACCGTACATCCTTACAGCACATTTGAGTTTCAATCATCCTTATATATTTTGGGATACTGTGAGAAAAGATGTCAAGTGCTTTACTTTAAGTGTTCAAGGATAATCAAATTGGTTGTGTTAGAAGAGCTTTATGAAGATGTACAGGATTATGACTTAGAGAAAATCTTAAACAAGAGTTTAGGTCTTTTCTATGGTGATGTCTATCATGTAAAAATGATAATAAAATATCCCATGTCCTATATCATCAAAGAAAAGCAAATTGCTCAAGGGCAGAAAATTCGTGAATTAGAAGATAAAAGTATTCATTTTGAGGCTGCATTATCTGGGCTAGAAGATATTAAACGCTGGGTCCTTAGCTTTGGAACAGATGCAGAAGTAATTGAACCTGTTGATCTTAGAGAGGTTATAGCTAAAGAAATAGAAAATATGGCAAAAAAATATATTGAATAG
- the cmr4 gene encoding type III-B CRISPR module RAMP protein Cmr4, with product MNSNILIITLDTPTHAGASVGDVGIDKPIQRERVTAIPKIESSTLKGSIRRKTTDSDTYFGKPDCPSSIIITDARLLFFPVRCSHGLYMYITCPYILSTFHQVVIQHSKKEILSQAFMESLDNVLSGYLYYLPRDLEEDNKLSHDSHSHTFYLGDEAYIGVPTQGMKELTHLGLKKMDYKKIALISNEDFSYMVEHYTEITMRNRIDEETGVTNKGALFSEEYLPRHTVMYAELMDTTDKKTFELHKKIQLGGNTTLGKGLMSLDKWKLSITQDVNTNQKESNVIPMISSDQNMNDNIRDRHVHESISAYESVNAYREQVYTILSETEREKALKEYKSHIRRLPSLIQKNGLLNTMLYVKANTMKKDKADEKKEHNDTAINKQAINVWKYVYEAICEGVLDNQKKTDDTADDPLITTILDAYNNHQGHIMTTKVLHYVVCLKRLVEGLIE from the coding sequence ATGAATAGTAATATCTTGATAATAACTCTCGACACACCTACCCATGCAGGAGCAAGTGTCGGTGATGTGGGTATTGACAAGCCCATACAACGAGAAAGAGTGACAGCCATACCCAAGATAGAATCTTCTACTTTGAAAGGCAGTATTAGAAGGAAGACAACTGACAGTGATACCTACTTTGGTAAACCCGATTGTCCCAGTTCTATTATTATAACGGATGCCAGATTATTATTCTTTCCTGTTCGCTGCAGCCATGGATTATACATGTATATAACTTGTCCCTACATACTAAGTACATTTCATCAGGTTGTAATACAACATAGTAAAAAAGAAATTCTCAGTCAAGCGTTTATGGAAAGTCTAGATAATGTATTATCAGGTTATCTCTACTACTTACCTAGAGATTTGGAGGAAGACAACAAGCTATCACATGACAGCCATAGTCACACATTCTATCTTGGAGACGAAGCCTATATCGGTGTACCTACACAAGGTATGAAAGAACTGACTCATCTCGGACTTAAAAAGATGGACTATAAAAAAATAGCTTTAATATCCAACGAAGATTTTAGTTACATGGTTGAACACTATACAGAAATTACCATGAGAAATCGTATAGATGAAGAAACAGGTGTCACCAACAAGGGCGCACTATTCTCAGAGGAGTATCTACCTAGGCATACAGTGATGTATGCTGAGTTGATGGATACCACAGATAAAAAAACATTTGAATTACATAAAAAAATCCAATTAGGTGGTAATACCACACTAGGTAAGGGACTTATGTCACTGGACAAATGGAAGCTTTCAATAACCCAAGATGTGAATACAAATCAAAAAGAATCCAACGTCATACCGATGATTTCTTCAGACCAGAATATGAATGATAATATAAGAGATCGACATGTCCATGAATCCATCAGTGCATATGAGTCTGTTAATGCATATAGGGAGCAAGTCTATACGATACTATCAGAAACAGAAAGAGAAAAAGCCCTTAAAGAATATAAGAGTCATATAAGAAGACTGCCTTCCTTAATACAAAAAAACGGTTTGCTGAATACCATGCTCTATGTAAAAGCTAATACAATGAAAAAAGATAAAGCAGATGAAAAGAAAGAGCATAATGATACAGCAATAAATAAACAAGCCATCAATGTATGGAAGTATGTATATGAAGCTATTTGTGAAGGTGTTTTAGATAATCAGAAGAAAACAGATGATACTGCTGATGACCCGTTAATTACTACCATTTTAGATGCTTACAACAATCATCAAGGTCACATTATGACCACAAAAGTTCTTCATTATGTTGTTTGTCTGAAAAGATTAGTAGAAGGACTTATTGAATAA
- the cmr3 gene encoding type III-B CRISPR module-associated protein Cmr3: protein MYVSIKPKDGLVFNNGTSFKPEDNAWITSMQQPHPSTLYGALFSLLYVHDQDVRDALNDIKKEDPQYDEKLEGCLKKYLTIKNIYLTDGKDIYIRVPQDVYCNGSEHVGYGKFVKDGNDMLLHPPKGDLKPVSSYDYYMTLGQFRTYARRDYLSSVTSWEELWNYAPRMGIQLQQNKKQAEDGMLFRVDMLEKVCFDLAYLVEIDVKNTSKFPEEGILKLGGEAKTCYYEKIAKTPYAITQYKGYEKETYAQHVKMMTTTPTVFCEKEKGICYSTPKLKGFQIVGAAMDKPIMIGGYDMKKRMPKTIYHAVPAGAIYLMKGEKSMSLSNIRKMLQEELREKVVDDYKGFGQFMLVPYTGEAL, encoded by the coding sequence ATGTACGTCAGCATCAAGCCTAAAGACGGATTAGTCTTTAACAATGGTACTTCCTTTAAGCCAGAAGATAATGCTTGGATTACAAGTATGCAGCAACCACATCCTTCCACCTTATATGGTGCCTTGTTTTCCTTATTATATGTACATGATCAAGATGTTAGAGATGCACTAAATGATATAAAAAAAGAAGACCCTCAATACGATGAAAAATTAGAAGGATGTTTGAAAAAGTATTTGACAATCAAAAATATTTATCTGACAGATGGCAAGGATATCTATATACGTGTCCCACAAGATGTCTACTGCAATGGTTCAGAACATGTAGGTTATGGTAAGTTTGTAAAGGATGGTAATGATATGTTGTTGCATCCTCCTAAAGGTGACCTGAAGCCTGTTTCAAGCTATGACTACTATATGACGTTAGGACAATTTAGAACGTATGCAAGAAGAGACTATTTATCGAGTGTTACATCTTGGGAGGAGCTATGGAACTATGCTCCTAGAATGGGTATTCAACTTCAACAAAATAAAAAACAGGCAGAAGATGGTATGTTGTTTCGAGTGGATATGTTAGAAAAGGTCTGCTTTGATTTGGCATATTTGGTAGAGATAGATGTTAAGAATACATCAAAATTTCCAGAAGAGGGTATCTTAAAATTAGGAGGAGAAGCCAAAACCTGTTATTACGAGAAGATAGCCAAGACTCCTTATGCTATTACACAGTATAAGGGTTATGAAAAAGAAACCTATGCGCAACATGTAAAGATGATGACTACAACCCCAACGGTTTTCTGCGAGAAGGAAAAGGGTATATGCTATTCAACACCCAAGCTAAAGGGATTTCAAATAGTAGGCGCTGCCATGGATAAGCCTATTATGATAGGTGGCTATGATATGAAGAAAAGGATGCCTAAGACAATATATCATGCTGTTCCAGCAGGAGCTATCTACCTGATGAAAGGGGAAAAAAGCATGTCATTAAGCAACATACGAAAGATGCTTCAAGAAGAACTGCGTGAGAAGGTAGTAGATGATTACAAAGGTTTTGGACAATTTATGTTAGTACCTTATACAGGGGAGGCGTTATAG
- a CDS encoding Cas10/Cmr2 second palm domain-containing protein, whose amino-acid sequence MEDNKYIHVIKLGSVQPFITQSKKLKELKIRSQFITYLMDIIVAIVKQSGAELIVPSIKGDDVQYQSLPNQIIYMTKNYHELDIREEMIRQMQPDKFMMQYIQNELDVCVASMPIESYTQKSYHDLMNRLHGIRQRRAFHYIAERPDEDKDKIIKCKRCNSRFIAKSDDNLVDEDYLCLICNHHYLKKMMRKKQHINMESTIQIASSHWCDEDREAKIIQFYNNHVKDEHESLLYKQNITEHGIYVKDTMMSLIANEHDKANLEELHLYPNTVSRHYAVVKADIDNLGKWMSGHYLEKGPSNYKEYQEELSSKISAFAKQIQDDLAKRNQNQREILPIYIGGDDILIFCNICQLNYVLQTIRTNVERLNDNFSFVKNQDFSFYKNELTVSTSIVIAHYKIPLSNVLKLASTQLDMVKKRYTSRKAMKDGLVFTYITASRTETTCYCKGQEEQEELFDLISLFENGQLSKRFVYLVSEQLKKYEQVSSNLIDDTFILGKMAIRRILHHRFDIEESDLKNMEDKLLALYERQYAYIRSQASLDTTNFLHTLACCRLMGEERKKAEEAIAYVRQHQA is encoded by the coding sequence ATGGAAGATAACAAGTATATTCACGTCATTAAGCTAGGCTCGGTTCAACCATTTATCACACAATCTAAAAAGCTAAAAGAATTGAAAATTAGAAGTCAATTTATAACCTATTTGATGGATATAATCGTGGCTATTGTAAAACAATCGGGGGCAGAGTTAATCGTTCCCAGCATTAAAGGTGATGATGTGCAATATCAATCATTACCCAATCAAATTATATACATGACTAAAAATTATCATGAACTGGACATCCGTGAGGAAATGATAAGACAGATGCAACCAGACAAGTTCATGATGCAGTATATTCAGAACGAACTTGATGTATGTGTTGCTAGTATGCCAATTGAAAGCTATACACAAAAAAGCTACCATGATCTAATGAATCGGTTACATGGTATAAGACAGCGTCGAGCATTTCATTACATAGCAGAACGACCCGATGAAGATAAAGATAAAATTATAAAATGTAAACGTTGTAATAGTCGATTCATAGCGAAATCAGATGATAATCTTGTTGATGAAGACTACCTATGCCTTATTTGCAACCATCACTATTTAAAAAAGATGATGAGGAAAAAACAGCATATTAACATGGAATCAACCATTCAAATCGCTTCATCCCATTGGTGTGATGAGGATAGAGAAGCTAAAATCATTCAGTTTTATAATAACCATGTAAAGGATGAACATGAGTCGCTACTATATAAACAGAATATAACGGAGCATGGTATTTATGTAAAAGATACTATGATGAGCCTTATTGCGAACGAGCATGATAAAGCAAATTTAGAAGAGCTGCACTTATATCCTAATACAGTTTCTCGTCACTATGCCGTTGTAAAAGCAGATATTGACAATTTAGGTAAATGGATGAGTGGTCATTATCTTGAAAAGGGACCTTCTAACTATAAAGAATACCAAGAAGAGTTGTCCAGTAAAATTAGTGCTTTTGCGAAACAAATCCAAGATGATTTGGCTAAGCGTAACCAGAACCAGAGGGAGATATTACCTATCTATATTGGCGGGGACGATATACTCATATTTTGTAACATATGTCAGCTTAATTATGTGTTACAGACTATTAGAACTAACGTTGAGCGGTTGAATGACAATTTTAGTTTTGTTAAGAATCAAGACTTTAGTTTTTATAAGAATGAATTAACGGTATCCACGAGTATCGTTATTGCCCATTACAAAATACCACTTAGCAATGTGCTAAAATTAGCTTCAACCCAATTAGACATGGTAAAAAAACGCTATACCAGTCGAAAAGCCATGAAAGATGGCTTGGTATTTACCTATATAACTGCCAGTAGAACGGAAACCACATGTTATTGCAAAGGACAAGAAGAGCAAGAGGAATTATTTGATTTAATAAGCTTATTTGAGAATGGACAATTATCTAAACGCTTTGTTTATTTGGTAAGTGAGCAATTAAAAAAATATGAACAGGTATCCAGTAACCTCATTGATGACACGTTTATACTAGGTAAAATGGCCATACGAAGGATCTTACATCATCGCTTTGATATAGAAGAAAGTGATTTGAAAAATATGGAAGACAAGCTTCTAGCCTTATATGAACGACAATATGCCTATATCCGATCTCAAGCTTCATTAGACACAACTAATTTCCTTCATACATTAGCCTGCTGTCGGTTAATGGGAGAAGAACGAAAAAAAGCAGAGGAGGCGATTGCTTATGTACGTCAGCATCAAGCCTAA